In one Microbacterium invictum genomic region, the following are encoded:
- a CDS encoding recombinase family protein: MTDCDIYCRVSIDKDGRSLAVERQEEECRELARSLELTVRKVWVDNDISATTGKTRKDFEAMLKAKPKAIVVWHQDRLVRKGTDLERVIALNVNIHSVSGGILDLATPQGRMMARTVAAFSQYEGEQKALRQLSKNRQLAATGMPVPGRRRFGFEPGNITARPEEARAVQNLFRDFLDGSSIRSLAKNLGWRTLRVRETLANPGYAGWVVWNGERFEAHESVARIVDRDLFEGVQAILSAPGRRTSPGATIRHLASGIAICGVCDGRLSYRNSYLCLQDLSHPTIKKAYLDDTIRKAIVEALFFAPSVQTHESHTVTTIDRRMAELELEKAELVKAVRSVGYKAVQHELDAVAKESESLALQRAEVLSQSVQESVLADLRQRIIDAQHRASIQAAVDLKKALAQRFDELPLDHQRELVRGHLIIKVHPGRGTDRIDIKHLVAVALNEEAAA; this comes from the coding sequence ATGACTGACTGCGACATCTACTGCCGCGTAAGCATCGACAAGGACGGGCGCAGCCTGGCCGTCGAGCGGCAGGAGGAGGAGTGCCGCGAGCTTGCGCGCAGCCTGGAACTCACCGTTCGCAAGGTCTGGGTTGACAACGACATCAGCGCGACCACCGGCAAGACTCGCAAGGACTTCGAGGCGATGCTGAAGGCGAAGCCCAAGGCCATCGTGGTCTGGCATCAGGACAGGCTTGTCCGCAAGGGCACGGACCTGGAGCGGGTCATCGCGCTGAACGTCAACATCCACTCTGTCTCAGGCGGCATCTTGGATCTCGCAACACCCCAGGGCCGCATGATGGCGCGCACCGTCGCCGCCTTCTCACAGTACGAGGGCGAACAGAAGGCGTTGCGTCAGCTGTCGAAGAACAGACAGCTCGCCGCCACTGGCATGCCTGTGCCGGGGCGTCGCCGCTTCGGCTTCGAGCCGGGGAACATCACTGCCCGCCCGGAGGAGGCGAGGGCAGTTCAGAACCTTTTCCGGGACTTCCTGGACGGCTCCAGCATCCGCTCGCTGGCGAAGAATCTGGGATGGCGCACGCTCCGAGTTCGGGAGACTCTGGCGAATCCTGGCTACGCAGGGTGGGTGGTCTGGAATGGCGAACGCTTTGAAGCCCATGAGTCCGTCGCGCGCATCGTGGACCGCGATCTCTTCGAGGGGGTTCAAGCGATTCTGAGCGCTCCGGGTCGCCGCACCTCTCCAGGGGCCACCATCCGCCATCTGGCCTCTGGAATCGCCATCTGTGGCGTCTGTGACGGCAGGCTGTCCTACCGCAACTCGTATCTTTGCCTGCAGGACCTGAGTCACCCCACGATCAAGAAGGCGTACCTGGATGACACGATCCGGAAGGCCATTGTGGAAGCCCTCTTCTTCGCGCCTTCTGTCCAGACGCACGAGTCGCACACCGTCACCACCATCGACCGGCGCATGGCCGAGCTGGAGCTGGAGAAGGCCGAGCTGGTGAAGGCTGTCCGAAGCGTGGGCTACAAGGCCGTGCAGCACGAGCTGGACGCCGTAGCGAAGGAGTCAGAATCTCTCGCTCTCCAGCGAGCAGAGGTGCTGTCGCAGTCGGTCCAAGAGTCGGTGCTAGCTGACCTCCGTCAAAGAATCATCGACGCGCAGCACCGAGCGTCGATCCAGGCGGCAGTCGATCTGAAGAAGGCCCTTGCTCAGCGCTTCGATGAGCTGCCACTGGATCACCAGCGGGAGCTAGTTCGTGGGCACCTCATCATTAAGGTCCATCCTGGTCGCGGCACTGACCGCATCGACATCAAGCACCTGGTCGCCGTGGCTTTGAACGAGGAAGCCGCAGCGTGA
- a CDS encoding tyrosine recombinase XerC, producing MRLSAVIERYLAHLRDVRRLSPATVRAYRADLRDLADVLQDAELAEISREDLREWLWLSQQNGASRATLARRAASARGLFAWAVSVDDLPADPAARLVTPKRGRSLPTVAAADALDRMLAELGAAAAETGDPLALRDHAILEMLYGAGIRVSELCGLDLDHLDRERRTVRVWGKGSKERVVPFGAPAAGAVDAWIVRARPVVLARQTQRDAEQPALFLGARGARLGPRTVYGIVSRTVAPLVGRPVGPHALRHSAATHLLDGGADLRSVQEILGHESLGTTQIYTHVSHERLTASYRLAHPRA from the coding sequence ATGCGGCTGTCCGCGGTCATCGAGCGCTACCTCGCGCACCTGCGCGACGTCCGGCGACTCTCTCCGGCGACCGTGCGCGCGTACCGGGCCGACCTGCGCGACCTCGCCGATGTGCTCCAGGATGCCGAGCTCGCTGAGATCTCGCGCGAGGATCTGCGCGAATGGCTCTGGCTCAGCCAGCAGAACGGCGCATCCCGGGCGACTCTCGCGCGCCGAGCGGCATCGGCGCGCGGCCTGTTCGCGTGGGCGGTGTCCGTCGATGACCTGCCGGCGGACCCCGCCGCCCGTCTGGTCACGCCCAAACGGGGGCGCTCGCTGCCCACGGTGGCCGCCGCCGATGCGCTCGACCGGATGCTCGCCGAACTCGGTGCCGCGGCCGCCGAGACGGGTGACCCGCTCGCCCTGCGCGACCACGCGATCCTCGAGATGCTGTACGGCGCGGGCATCCGGGTCTCAGAGCTCTGCGGCCTCGACCTCGACCACCTCGATCGGGAGCGACGTACGGTGCGGGTCTGGGGCAAGGGGTCCAAGGAGCGCGTCGTCCCCTTCGGCGCCCCGGCCGCGGGAGCGGTCGACGCCTGGATCGTCCGCGCGCGACCTGTCGTCCTGGCACGGCAGACGCAGCGAGACGCGGAGCAGCCGGCACTCTTCCTCGGTGCTCGCGGGGCCCGGCTCGGTCCGCGCACCGTCTACGGCATCGTCTCGCGGACGGTCGCTCCACTCGTGGGCAGACCCGTCGGTCCCCATGCGCTGCGCCACAGCGCCGCCACCCATCTCCTGGACGGCGGAGCGGATCTGCGGAGCGTGCAGGAGATCCTCGGCCACGAGAGCCTGGGTACCACGCAGATCTACACCCACGTCTCGCACGAGCGTCTCACCGCCTCGTACCGCCTCGCTCATCCGCGGGCCTGA
- a CDS encoding DNA-processing protein DprA — MQRNRLIAAIADATVVVEAGWRSGSLNTAAHAAALGRPLGAVPGPITSTASAGCHRLLREYDARCITSAADVRELLGWEDGALLSIEEDRRTDRTTRVLDALSVRTERDLVHIARSSGLAPADVEAELGILALTGGVERGPRGWRRVASATR; from the coding sequence GTGCAGCGAAACCGACTGATCGCAGCGATCGCAGACGCCACGGTGGTCGTCGAAGCGGGCTGGCGAAGCGGGTCGTTGAACACGGCGGCCCACGCCGCCGCCCTCGGTCGGCCGCTCGGAGCGGTGCCGGGGCCGATCACCAGCACGGCGTCGGCGGGATGCCACCGGTTGCTGCGCGAGTACGACGCGCGGTGCATCACGTCCGCCGCTGACGTCCGGGAGCTCCTGGGATGGGAGGACGGCGCGCTCCTCTCCATCGAGGAGGACAGGCGCACCGATCGGACCACGCGTGTCCTGGACGCGCTCAGCGTGCGGACGGAGAGGGACCTGGTGCACATCGCCCGGTCGTCCGGTCTCGCGCCTGCCGACGTCGAGGCGGAGCTGGGCATCCTTGCGCTCACGGGCGGAGTGGAGCGCGGTCCGCGCGGATGGCGCAGGGTGGCTTCGGCGACGAGATGA